TAGAGTTTGTACAACAGTTTCTTTTAATCTACTCACCAGCCATGGATAGCCACAGTCTGTCTAACTCCTAACTGAAtaaaatctctctttctctccagtaGAGTCGGTGTGAATCTCCAATCCCCGGTTTCTCATTTTGCCCAGAGGCCTTCTCATGGGTCCTCTTCCTGATGTCCCATTGAGAGTAAGCTGTGTCTTCTGACAGCCTGGCCACCCAACAGCGGGGTACTACAGTCCCCCTGAGGCTTCCCAGGATAGTTAATCAACACCAAACACTGGCTCAAGCAGGTGAATGATATGAGCTCTTCCAATTGCAGTATTTATTTGCAAACAGACACAAAACCTTGATGCAGTCCAGTGTGCTTACAAACTGTGACTATTTACAGGCAATTAGCAAGCTAAAATGACTTCCAAATAAAAGTGCCAATTGCTGAAAGCTATTCTGAAAAGTTTAATTGAACAATGTTGGGGATGATGTGACTTCTGTAATATGATTTGATTTCTGTGAATCAGCCACCACCTGGCTCCTGTGGTTTAATAACTACAGATTGAATGTTATGGTGTCTGTACCAGCCTAGTTTGCATTCactaagtgttaatgaataactTAATGGAGAACAGGGGATGTTTGTCAAGGCTGCAATCAGGCGACACGTCTGCTGTTCCCACAATACCTCTAAATGTGCTTAACTTGCATGGAGTTTCAAGACATTTGATTGCAATAAAAACAACTGTTATTTACTCTAAACTCATATCTGATACTGTAGTAGTAGAAACCTAACTGAATTGTGTAAAGTCCAATACAATTTGATGTGTCAAAGTAACTAATGTTGGATCTTGGCTAGCAAGAGCTAGCTAGCAAAAGTGCATTTTAGCACCTTAATATTTAGTTCTATGCAGAGAACACAAAAACGTAAATGTAGTCTCTAAACAAATTGATTTAGTAAGCTGTATTTTAGAAACAAACTGAGCAATGAAGTTgaagttaaaatatttaagaattttGTCCCAACTAATTTTCAGTAAActgaaaaagcattaaaataaaataatattaaagactATATATTAGACCTTATACAGTATGCATTATATTTCCAGTATTATatctaataataaaacacatctgTAAGAAGCAATCATCTTATATCATGCACTGAAAgttaaaaatttaaagatatagttcaaCACAAAATTTTGTCATAATTGACCCTTCACAATGACCCTCCTCCTTACTGTTACTATGTCTTACTACGAAGTGAAAAACTTATCGCATAGCAAATGGCAATGGACAATGTGGAGGACAATGACAAGACAGAGCATGTTACTTTCGGTATGAAACAAAGTATCAGctttcaaatgttttcatttttttaaaagaaattcaaacaataaatctattttgtggctctttaatgtgtcgtgACAGATGGCGGTGGCGCCTCAGTTCAAGTGGCATGTGAactgatcatctcttcctctttactagttatagAATGAAATaagcatgaatgaacatcagaaggcaTCTTGTTTCAACCACAGAAAGACGTCAATGTacaccatttttcaagttcaagtacACTGACGTCAACCTCGTTGATAATCTCCGTCTGGTTTCAACAACTgtcttatgattggtcagatcgcctgtcaatcaaaatcCTTGCATAGTGTGAATTGACTTACTTTCATGACATTCCAGACCTGTGTGACTACTTTCTCGgtggaaaacacacacatacacacacacaaaacagatttttttttgtacatatactTAAAGTCATTGGCAACcccagcattctttaaaatattttcttctgtgttctgcaggaaaaaaaaaaagtcatgcagATTTGGACCAACAAGATAAATGataacagatttttcatttttgggtgaaccatcactTCAAGTTGACTTCAAGGAGTctataatataacattaaattaaggCTTGGCATAAGGGTTTATAATTCCAGTGGAAATACACCTGACACAACTGATTTAATGGATCAACAAATAGACAGCATCTGTGTTATTATGCCAACAAAATGTCGTTACAGCAACTGGTCCCAAATGTCTCggtaaatagagaaaaaaaaatgttctggttTGTTGAAGGGCgatcaaaaacacaaacatgtaacTTCAGCATCTTTTTGCGTAACCTCTGAACCGGAGTTATTATAGAACAGGTGACCTGCGAGTATATGGACAGGTGAATCAGAAAGATGAGTCACAGACATATATCATAATGATTTCCTGGCACCACAAGCCCTTCTTTCAAAGAGACTGTTTTCATTGTTCCCatgacaactaaaaaaaaaaaaaaaaaaaagatgatgaaaATTCATTGGGTTCCTATTGAGCATggctgtttctatagcaacaggAAGAGAGAGACTGGATGAGTAAGCGGCAGGAGCTATGAGTGTGTGAGAATGAACGTGTGTGTAATAAAGAATTTATTGTATTGATTTGGAAGGATATATGATTTCCTTTTGTGACATCTCAGTAGTACCTACCTGTACTTCCTCTAAATCCCACTTCTCATCTTTTCACACAATTGTGCCCCCCTCCATTGGGCATTGAGTGCTCCTTGCCTCCCACcatttctgtctgtgtgtctttgcACCTCCTCCCCCTCCACGGTGGATTTCCTCTCAGAGAAGGAGCGTGTGGTGTGTAATCAGATGACAACGACTGATAATCCAGCAATACACCTACTCTGTCCTGTTCACTTAGAGCGGAGCGAGAGAGCAGGAGTGGAAGAGAGGAAAGAAGTGAAGGAGGCGGGATCCGTCTGGGCAGAGGGGAAGGAGACGAGAGGAGGAAGTGGGAGGTATgtacgtgtgcatgtgtgtgtttatgtggagGGACGGAGGTTGTTGACTTACCTGTGGCCATGAGGGAAACCACAGCTGTGTCTTCGTGAAGCAAATGTTCCTCAGTTTGAAAGGAAAGGTCTTGACTGGATCATGTATGTTTGCTAATAGAACCAAAAGGTGAGATCTTTCTTGTTTGATTTTCTTGTAGGGGATGAGAGATTCACTGGAGTGTTTatatttacgtgtgtgtgtgtgtgtgtgtgtgtgtcacagtctGGCGCCAGTACAGGTGTGTGGTTGTCTGCAAGGATGGAGGTTAGACTGTGGGGTGAGGTGGAAGAGGAGGGTTAACAGTGAACACCTTGCCTATTATTTTTAGAAGCAGTGGGAAGATAAGTATCATGTTTTCCCATGATAACTGTGGAGAGATAACATCTGTCTTTCTGTTAGAGTTCTGGTCATTTGTACGGGTAATTAATTCATTTGTATGGCTttattcttgttgttgttttgtaacaCTCGACAAATTATGTACTCATTAGtgttaaattactaaaaaaagtaGTGCAGTAGTGCTACCCTGTAGATACattttatgatagttttaatttttgtaGCTTTATGTGATGGATGATGAACACTGGTTTTGACAGAACCAAACACCTTTTCTTGAAAACAATTCAACTTCTTTGGAGTTCTGCATATGCAGATTCTGTGTGGGCATCCTTGGAAGTTAGATTTATATGGTATGATTCAACAAGCAATCACGAGGACATAAACAGATGGTGATGTCCTAATGATTAAGAATCTGAGCAGACAACACAAAGTTTATTTCTGAGTTTACCCCTGACAATTCTGAAATGCCAGTATCTTTGGGGCACTTAACCTCTTAAAATGGCAACTCAATGGCAAGTAACCACTACATTGTAAAATACGTATAGTATTGAAGTGTGCCTTGAATAACTGTACAgattagtgtgtgagtgtgttgtaGTTTGGAGTCagcagtatgtgtgtgttgacaGTAGGGAGTGACAGATCCGAAAGTGTCTCCCCAAAAATCTGCTGGAGTGGCTGAAGTGTGATGTAAACATGAACAGGCCAGACACATTCCCCCATTGCTCTCGAGTTCCTGGAAACAAGAAACACACTCTTACAGGAATGATTTGGAGTCCTTAAAGTATGGCATAgtttgtaaatttacagtaagcATACTGTCCTTATAGGACCATGTGGAGTGGAATCTGTCTGTAATCTGGTCAATCACTCATGGGAGAGATATCTAGGCATCCCCCTGTCCTTTTCACTTTAATCTATGTGCTGTAAGAACTAAATAAATCTCAGCTTTATCTATCGTAAAAGTAAAGGTTTAAGGGTCATTCAAATTAAATGGATAGCTTAGTAACTAAATAAAGAGGAAAATTTGGTGTGCTTATTTCATCTTAAGAAACTCAtaactgtttaaaatatgttcggtaaatatgtgtaaatgtttataattgtATGTCTTTCTTTACCAGTAGTTTATTCACTATGGAGGAAGGACAAAGACCTGCATCTGAGATCTACCTCCCAAGCATCAGTCTTGGATCTGCTGATGGTGAAACAGTGGAGAACCATGAGTTGCCAACAATTTCTTTAACCAAAAGCTCGACAGAAATGGTCAGTGGACCTCCTCAACGAACAGAGCTGGCATGGTACCGTCAGAACTTGCGTAAGTGCGTCAGCAGTGCAGAATGTACTCAAAGGCCTATCAGTATGGGTGGACCATCTTCAGGAGTCCCGGTGAATATTTGTGACCATGAACAGGGGAGCATGTGCAGTGGCAACAGCACCCATGAGACTGTAATCTGGCATGGAGGAGCAGCAAGATCCTGGAGTTTCATGGAGGACTCGCCCAGAAGGTTTCCAACGCACGATCCTCTCTTGGGGCAAAATCAGGTCCATAGTGGTGTGCCACACACACCTTACACAAATAGAGATTTAGGGATGAAGGGTCTGATGTGCAGGGAGGGATGTTGTTCATGTTGTGGACCTGCAGAGAATCTGAAAGAGTGCAGCTGTTGCAGAGTTCATTGTAGAATGAGTTCTTCGGGTCTGAGCAACAACTTCACACCACAGGGAGCGAATACAGAAGACCATGCTCAGAGCAACTGTGAAAGTCATCATTTCACTGCATGCCACAGATCTACCTGTTCTGGTCACATGCTGAACACTGCCTGTTTAAGAAATACTTGCAATGTTGTTCCATGCTCTGGACATTTGATATCACGGCCACCTTGTGCAGGAAGCCCTTGTGCAGGACAAAGATCACTGCTGCATTCAGGCTTGCTCGGTTTCCCACCTCTTGTGTCCTCAGTCAGTGAGACCAGACTTGACAGCCGCAGTACAGGCCAGTGCTGCGGATCTGAGTTTAGGGGGCAGAACTCTTCTTGCCTTCGACTAGACAGAACAGGCCTGACTGGTTTTAACAGGACAGTCAAAGATGCCACTACCATGACATCTGATCATGTGCTCAGAGATGTTGGTGTGCAAACCGTGTCTGATTCCCTTGCTTCCCCTCTTTCTCATGTATTTCCTGAAATTAGTTTAAGAGCGGATCCTATTTCAGACACACTTTCGGAGCACATGTGTCATAAGACCCCAGTGAAGGAGGTGGAATGGGATGCTGAGGGTATGACATGGGAGGTGTATGGTGCAGCTGTGGACCCTGAAGAGCTTGGCCTAGCAATTCAAAGGCATCTGGAACTTCAGATCAAAGAGACTGCAGCTGCGGCAGCTGCAGCTGCTCAAACACAAGACTCCACGGACAATGACAGCAGCCTAGCATTGCAGCCCAGGCGACGGAAGAAGAGTGAAGGCATTATAAGAACACTGCGCAGTTCAGCGTGTTGCTCTAACCCCAGTACTGTGGGAGACTAAGGTGTTCATCGAAGGGCTGGATATTGCCTTTTCAGTTTGTGGATGCCTAGGTTAGGTAAAGAAACGTTTAGGCTTTTCCTGGAAGTAGGAAATGGATAGAGAATGGCCCTtggcatatatatttatttagctaaagAAAATTGTCCTTAAATTAAATCTCTATATATTCCAAAGCTGTGTCTGCTTAGTTGATGCTATTAAAGCTCCACTATTGGTTAGGTAGAGCAGTGATTTTCAGAGATAAATTGCAAGCTAGCATTGCATAGAGCTACCATATAAAGTTTACACATAATGGGGAGTTTCTACCTTACTTCATACATGACCTTTTAGATTCCCCTTTTGGCCCAAAATACCAAAATAAAGATTTTGGTGAGCACTgagtattttcatttattaaaatgctatttaaagattaaaatgtCTGGTTGTACTTGTTGGATTTTGTCAAGCAAACAGCAGATTACTGAACATTAGCTATGgggtatacattaaaaaaatacacccTGAAGGGCTCCCTGGAGCATGATCTGAGGTGTACTTCTAATTATTCTACATGCTAACCCTCAAATCATGATGGATTTCGATTTCTTTGTATTCTGGTCTCACAGATTCATGGTGTTAAACCCTTTGTAGTCAATGATAATCAACCAGTAGTAAATGGCAGAATTTTCAgcttaaatggtttaaaaaaaaaaagattcttcatttttttcacagattctgtGGCTGcagaaatataatttacaaaaactaTCAATTTACAACAGTGTATGTTGTTACTGAATTCACTGATCTTGATGCAAATGGTGATTGGTCCAGTGTCGGTTTGCCTGCTGGATTAGAGTGGGCTCAAGGCCAAAATCAATCCACAGAGCTAAAAATATGAATGCTCATGAGGTTTGTGGGTGTGTAAAGCTAGGTTCTTATCAAACCTACTGATGATTAGCAAATATAGACTCAAGGTCATTGTTCCTGCACTTATATACTGTAGTACATTAGGAGCTAAAACTAAGTCCCAGTCCTGGTTGTATGCTCAGGGACAATCTCAGTCAATTCAAAAAGTAAAACatgtacattttgattttgttGCCAAAACTcgacattgattttatttttttatttttaatctttccACTATTTTCATGTCATGATTTAGTAATGAAGAATATTTTGTGGTTGCGTTCTATTTAGAAAAGTGTAAAGACCCAGAAAAGTATGGCCATTTTCACATCATTTtacatattcataaatattttctGTTATATAATATTGTTAATGTTTATAGTTTGTtcattataatgttaaaatattaaagttaaaatggtTCAAATCACATTCAGTTTAATGTATGTCATGATCACGTGCTCTATCATTACTATCTTATTCAGAATCAGTCTCAGATTTTATGAAAGTTAGGGATTGTATTTAGAGTAATCTCTGTCAATAATGTTTAgattatattcatttaaatagcATGACACCTATTGTTGGTAAGTAAATGTGTATCCAGAATCTCTGACCAAACCGACAGTATGTGCTGCACAAactgcttttgtttttctttgccaAAGCAATCTTTTTTTGGACCAGAGCATTGTGATTTAACATAATATAGATATTACTGGATCAACACCTTACAGTATGACGAAAACAAGCTTTATATAGGCTTTCTACAGCAAAAACTACACTAACGTGTTTTAATATTGAAATACTGAATGTCTTGAAAAATGTACGAGCAACAATAAAACGTTTGGTAAACAATGTTCTGTGTCTGTTATTTTAAAACAGTACGGTTAGACTTGTTTGCCATAAGACAATGGGATTTCTCATTGGCTCACTGGCAGTGGCATTTCTCTTTGTTTTTGAAGGACATAGACAAAGAGAGGGGCATGAGAACATGTCAGAAGGTCCTGCTAAACTACTAAACTGTGTTCCAGTAGATCGCCCTGGACATTTCCATGGCTCTTTCATTGTAATTTTGACCAATTGGATGAGCAGGCACATTCCCTGGTATTGACTGCCCCTGAGCAGGTGCTCCcttctattttgttttgtttttccttgcTGTGCCATATTTCTGAGTTTGGAGTAAATACAACAGGTGAGCAAGGACACATCATaaacaatcattttaaaaatacattcagtCTGAATACTTTCACATGCATATAGTCATTAACATCTCAGCATCTCCTGTCTTCAAATCTTCTCCACTAAAAGAAAAAACCTTAGTAAGATTTCACAGGCACTGTTGCATCGTTGTATTCTGACTCTTATGCCCTCTGCTGGTAACATGAGAGACGAATTCACACAGCACTTAAAGGGgccctattatgctttttcactttttcaactttagttagtctgtaatgttgctgtgtGAGAATTAAAAAGATATGCAGTGTTACAAAgttcaaagtccacttcaaaaggagatattttatctAACAGAAATCACTTAAAAAACTACAACGAATGAGTCGTTTGGACTACAATgcatattttccgggatttgtgatatcacaaatgcCAACCAATGGGAAAAAACCTTGTTGAGCTACACTAGAGAAGGCAATGAGTGTTATCACTATGTCAGAGACAcgctagctttcccaaggcagacGAACTTAGAGAGGTTGCAATCATCCGGGTTTAAATCGCGCTCAAATCGAtttgattttgatgcaatatttaaACTGAAGTTCACAGGCAGCTATGGTAAAGGGTATGACATTTCCGGACCAGGCGCTAAGTGTTgacaatcacaacacacactggcccagctaaccaatcacagcacatttagTATTTCAGAAGGcaggccttcatttgatacagtaACTATTCGagccgttcatgccagactggaGAGGTGTTGCAATAacgtaaaatatatgaaaaatatagtgttttttgaGCAACCTAGAATGACAGCCTCTTCTAGTACacaccaaaaacaaaataaacgaGCACAATAGGAGCCCTTTAAATCACTATAATGTATAAACCTTTGGTCCTTTCCTATCTTGTACTCAGAGAAGTATAAATAAGCTCTGAGTAAGAATAATTGTAAAACttattatgaaaatacaatgGTTTGTAGTGGTTTAATGTTGAGTTGAAAAGCTAAGTATATGTATAATCACCATTGTGCCCTTGATCAAGACTTTGAATGCCACGTTGCTCCAAAGGGGATTGTTGCTGTAAAGAGTGGActgtactgtaagtcactttggataaatgagTGCTTACTGAAAACAAGTTCTGGTAAtctttaatgaaattattatttaaatgacacAGATCAGTCAtgatctttttaattatttatcagGGTTTTCCCTGGGGCCCTGCAAGGTTTCAGTAAGCAACAGAAGGTCACATGAAGGTCAGCACCTTTCCTCATCCAAACAGCATGGCGTGACTATAAGGAGTCTACTGGCAATCTATTCTGGGCGAGTTGTTTTGCAAAGTGGCAAGGGACGGTCTGTAGCTGAAAGTGCTGATGGGACTCCCATGATCCCATGGGGCCAGCTTGTTCCGAAAACCCTCGGCTACCCCACCAGAACAATCCAGGATTGGGAGGGGTATTGTCAACGTGCTTTGTCCCAAAGACAGGGGCGTGGAGTGCACAAAGGATGGGCCCTGCCCCAGGCATAGTATAAATGGGTAATCTCCGATGTGCAACACACAGTTTACTGTAGATCATGGCAGTAAGAAGCCTATTTTTTCCACTGTTGCTAATGCTGCTGGGTCTGGCGCTGGACAGAGCCTCCACCCATGCATTCAACCCCAGTCGCCTTCAACAGCACAAAGTCCTCCACCTCGGTGAGAAACTAAATGAAAGCTGACCACTGGCATCTTTCAAGTGGATTACAAGTGTTGAAAAACTGAATTTATACTTCTTTCTATGTCTTTCTCAAAGATCCAAATATGGATTTCCTTTCCTTCTTTCCTCTCCTGGTACAACACCTTTCATTTGCTAATCCCTTCATAAATCCTGTGCACCTTGTGTTTGCTTGTCTACATAATTGAACTGATATTAACGTAAGTGTTGTTCTGTCCTTAGACTGGCCGAAAGACTGTGGCCTGGCTCATTTCAAACCAAACACAGTGGAACGTATTGTGTCGGGC
Above is a window of Carassius gibelio isolate Cgi1373 ecotype wild population from Czech Republic chromosome B12, carGib1.2-hapl.c, whole genome shotgun sequence DNA encoding:
- the LOC127968693 gene encoding GRIN2-like protein isoform X2: MTTTDNPAIHLLCPVHLERSERAGVEERKEVKEAGSVWAEGKETRGGSGSLFTMEEGQRPASEIYLPSISLGSADGETVENHELPTISLTKSSTEMVSGPPQRTELAWYRQNLRKCVSSAECTQRPISMGGPSSGVPVNICDHEQGSMCSGNSTHETVIWHGGAARSWSFMEDSPRRFPTHDPLLGQNQVHSGVPHTPYTNRDLGMKGLMCREGCCSCCGPAENLKECSCCRVHCRMSSSGLSNNFTPQGANTEDHAQSNCESHHFTACHRSTCSGHMLNTACLRNTCNVVPCSGHLISRPPCAGSPCAGQRSLLHSGLLGFPPLVSSVSETRLDSRSTGQCCGSEFRGQNSSCLRLDRTGLTGFNRTVKDATTMTSDHVLRDVGVQTVSDSLASPLSHVFPEISLRADPISDTLSEHMCHKTPVKEVEWDAEGMTWEVYGAAVDPEELGLAIQRHLELQIKETAAAAAAAAQTQDSTDNDSSLALQPRRRKKSEGIIRTLRSSACCSNPSTVGD
- the LOC127968693 gene encoding GRIN2-like protein isoform X3 produces the protein MFLSLKGKVLTGSCMFANRTKSSLFTMEEGQRPASEIYLPSISLGSADGETVENHELPTISLTKSSTEMVSGPPQRTELAWYRQNLRKCVSSAECTQRPISMGGPSSGVPVNICDHEQGSMCSGNSTHETVIWHGGAARSWSFMEDSPRRFPTHDPLLGQNQVHSGVPHTPYTNRDLGMKGLMCREGCCSCCGPAENLKECSCCRVHCRMSSSGLSNNFTPQGANTEDHAQSNCESHHFTACHRSTCSGHMLNTACLRNTCNVVPCSGHLISRPPCAGSPCAGQRSLLHSGLLGFPPLVSSVSETRLDSRSTGQCCGSEFRGQNSSCLRLDRTGLTGFNRTVKDATTMTSDHVLRDVGVQTVSDSLASPLSHVFPEISLRADPISDTLSEHMCHKTPVKEVEWDAEGMTWEVYGAAVDPEELGLAIQRHLELQIKETAAAAAAAAQTQDSTDNDSSLALQPRRRKKSEGIIRTLRSSACCSNPSTVGD
- the LOC127968693 gene encoding GRIN2-like protein isoform X1, whose product is MTTTDNPAIHLLCPVHLERSERAGVEERKEVKEAGSVWAEGKETRGGSGSSLFTMEEGQRPASEIYLPSISLGSADGETVENHELPTISLTKSSTEMVSGPPQRTELAWYRQNLRKCVSSAECTQRPISMGGPSSGVPVNICDHEQGSMCSGNSTHETVIWHGGAARSWSFMEDSPRRFPTHDPLLGQNQVHSGVPHTPYTNRDLGMKGLMCREGCCSCCGPAENLKECSCCRVHCRMSSSGLSNNFTPQGANTEDHAQSNCESHHFTACHRSTCSGHMLNTACLRNTCNVVPCSGHLISRPPCAGSPCAGQRSLLHSGLLGFPPLVSSVSETRLDSRSTGQCCGSEFRGQNSSCLRLDRTGLTGFNRTVKDATTMTSDHVLRDVGVQTVSDSLASPLSHVFPEISLRADPISDTLSEHMCHKTPVKEVEWDAEGMTWEVYGAAVDPEELGLAIQRHLELQIKETAAAAAAAAQTQDSTDNDSSLALQPRRRKKSEGIIRTLRSSACCSNPSTVGD
- the LOC127968693 gene encoding GRIN2-like protein isoform X4; translation: MFLSLKGKVLTGSCMFANRTKSLFTMEEGQRPASEIYLPSISLGSADGETVENHELPTISLTKSSTEMVSGPPQRTELAWYRQNLRKCVSSAECTQRPISMGGPSSGVPVNICDHEQGSMCSGNSTHETVIWHGGAARSWSFMEDSPRRFPTHDPLLGQNQVHSGVPHTPYTNRDLGMKGLMCREGCCSCCGPAENLKECSCCRVHCRMSSSGLSNNFTPQGANTEDHAQSNCESHHFTACHRSTCSGHMLNTACLRNTCNVVPCSGHLISRPPCAGSPCAGQRSLLHSGLLGFPPLVSSVSETRLDSRSTGQCCGSEFRGQNSSCLRLDRTGLTGFNRTVKDATTMTSDHVLRDVGVQTVSDSLASPLSHVFPEISLRADPISDTLSEHMCHKTPVKEVEWDAEGMTWEVYGAAVDPEELGLAIQRHLELQIKETAAAAAAAAQTQDSTDNDSSLALQPRRRKKSEGIIRTLRSSACCSNPSTVGD
- the LOC127968693 gene encoding GRIN2-like protein isoform X5 gives rise to the protein MEEGQRPASEIYLPSISLGSADGETVENHELPTISLTKSSTEMVSGPPQRTELAWYRQNLRKCVSSAECTQRPISMGGPSSGVPVNICDHEQGSMCSGNSTHETVIWHGGAARSWSFMEDSPRRFPTHDPLLGQNQVHSGVPHTPYTNRDLGMKGLMCREGCCSCCGPAENLKECSCCRVHCRMSSSGLSNNFTPQGANTEDHAQSNCESHHFTACHRSTCSGHMLNTACLRNTCNVVPCSGHLISRPPCAGSPCAGQRSLLHSGLLGFPPLVSSVSETRLDSRSTGQCCGSEFRGQNSSCLRLDRTGLTGFNRTVKDATTMTSDHVLRDVGVQTVSDSLASPLSHVFPEISLRADPISDTLSEHMCHKTPVKEVEWDAEGMTWEVYGAAVDPEELGLAIQRHLELQIKETAAAAAAAAQTQDSTDNDSSLALQPRRRKKSEGIIRTLRSSACCSNPSTVGD